A region of Oryctolagus cuniculus chromosome 3, mOryCun1.1, whole genome shotgun sequence DNA encodes the following proteins:
- the NEUROD1 gene encoding neurogenic differentiation factor 1: MTKSFSESGLMGEPQPQGPPSWTDECLSSQDEEHETDKKEDDLEAMNAEEDSLRNGGEEEEEDEDLEEEEEEEEEDDDQKPKRRGPKKKKMTKARLERFKLRRMKANARERNRMHGLNAALDNLRKVVPCYSKTQKLSKIETLRLAKNYIWALSEILRSGKSPDLVSFVQTLCKGLSQPTTNLVAGCLQLNPRTFLPEQNQDMPPHLPTASASFPVHPYSYQSPGLPSPPYGTMDSSHVFHVKPPPHAYGAALEPFFESPLTDCTSPSFDGPLSPPLSINGNFSFKHEPSADFEKNYAFTMHYPAATLAGAQSHGSIFSGAAAPRCEIPIDNIMSFDSHSHHERVMSAQLNAIFHD; the protein is encoded by the coding sequence ATGACCAAATCGTTCAGCGAGAGTGGGCTGATGGGTGAGCCTCAGCCCCAGGGTCCTCCAAGCTGGACAGACGAATGTCTCAGTTCTCAGGACGAGGAGCACGAGACAGACAAGAAGGAGGACGACCTCGAAGCCATGAACGCTGAGGAGGACTCGCTGAGGaatgggggagaggaggaggaggaagatgaggacctggaagaggaggaagaagaggaagaggaagacgaTGATCAAAAGCCCAAGAGGCGCGGCCCCAAAAAGAAGAAGATGACCAAGGCGCGCCTGGAGCGATTTAAACTGAGACGCATGAAGGCCAACGCCAGGGAGCGGAACCGTATGCACGGACTGAACGCGGCGCTGGACAACCTGCGCAAAGTGGTGCCCTGCTACTCCAAGACGCAGAAGCTGTCCAAAATCGAGACGCTGCGCTTGGCCAAGAACTACATCTGGGCTCTGTCTGAGATCCTGCGTTCAGGCAAAAGCCCTGACCTGGTCTCCTTTGTACAAACGCTCTGCAAAGGCTTATCCCAGCCCACCACCAACCTGGTTGCGGGTTGTTTGCAGCTCAATCCTCGGACTTTTCTGCCTGAGCAGAACCAGGACATGCCCCCACATCTGCCAACGGCCAGCGCTTCCTTTCCAGTGCACCCCTACTCCTACCAGTCGCCTGGTCTGCCAAGCCCACCGTACGGTACCATGGACAGCTCTCACGTCTTCCACGTCAAGCCGCCGCCACACGCCTACGGCGCAGCCCTGGAGCCCTTCTTTGAAAGCCCCCTGACTGATTGCACCAGCCCTTCCTTCGATGGTCCTCTCAGCCCCCCACTCAGCATCAATGGCAACTTCTCTTTCAAACACGAACCGTCCGCcgactttgaaaaaaattatgccttTACCATGCACTATCCTGCAGCGaccctggcaggggcccaaagccacGGATCAATCTTCTCGGGCGCCGCTGCCCCTCGCTGCGAGATCCCCATAGACAATATTATGTCTTTCGATAGCCATTCACATCATGAGCGAGTCATGAGTGCCCAGCTCAATGCCATCTTTCACGATTAA